GCAAGGTCGACAGTGCGTCGCCGGTTCCGGCATCTGGTCCCGTGCCGGCGTTCGGGGATTGCCCTATGCGGGTGCGGGGCGGTGCCGCAGTTGGGCGGCCATGACCGCGACATCGTCCTCGGCGTGCCGGGCGTCGAGGCGGGCGAGGACCGTGTCGAGGATGTCCTCGACACCTGTGGTGGCCGAGAAGCTGAGACCGGCCAGTCGGTGCAGGGACTCGTCGATGTCCTCACCACGGCGCTCGACGAGCCCGTCGGTGAACAGCATCAGTGCCTGGGAGGGGTCCAAGCGGTAGGTCGCCGGTTCGTAGCCGCCGAGGCCCGTGCCCAGGGGCGGGCCGACCTGCACGGGCAGCAGTGAGGCCCGGCCCTGCCCATCGATCACGGCCGGCGGCAGGTGGCCGGCACTGGCCAGGGTCACCAGCCCGCGGACAGGGTCCACGCGCGCGATGAGGCAGGTGGCCGGGCGGCGGTCCGGCTCTCTGGAGGCGATGTCGTCGAGCTGGCGCAGCACGCGGTGCGGCGGCAGGTCGGCGGAGGCTATGTACCGCAGGGACGAGCGGTGGGCCGCCATGTCGACGGCGGCCTCCAGGCCGTGCCCCATGACGTCGCCGACGACGAGCAACGTACGGCCGAAGTGCAGCCGGACGGTCTCACACCAGTCACCGCCGACCAGGGCGCGCTGCCCCACGGGCAGGTAGCGGATGGCGACATCCAGGTTCGGGTGCGGTCGGCCGGGTTCGGCGAGCAGGGCCCGCTGTAGCTTGCCGACAATGCCGCTCACCGCGTCGTGCTCCCGGGCGTGCCGGATGTTCGAGGCGGCCCGCTCGGCGAGGAACGTGACGAGCTCCACCTCCTCGCGGGTGAAGGGCGCCCCCTCCCGGGCGCACACCAGCACGCCGTAACGGTGCTCATCGATGGCAAGCGGCACGCGGAGTGCGGGCCGGGCACCGCCGGAAGCCAGGTGCACGACCCCGCTCTCTCCCGGGCCGGCCCGCTCCCTCGCCGCTGTCGCTGCCCACCGGGCGTCGGGAAGCACCTCCGGGTTCCCGCTGACGGCGTCGTACGTCGAGCCGGCCTCGCCCCTACCGTGCAGGACCGCCGCCGCGGCTCCCACCTGTCCGGTGACCTCCCGAGTCAGCTCCGCGCACGTCGTGTCCTCGTCCAGCGTGGTGCCGATCCGGGCCGCCGCCGAGCGCAGCACGCCCAGCGGGGACGGCACGTCGACGCCCCATGCGGGTGCGCCGCCGGATCCCGTCGGCTCCACCGTCGCCGGACTTCGAAACGACTCGAACCATCGCGCCACACCCACCACCCTAAGAGCACCACGAACCGGCGCAGGTAACGCACATGTTTCCTCATCTCGAACATGCATCCGAATTGGCTCACCGGTAGGGTGCCCGCCGAGCACGGGCCGTGAACAGGGTGATCCAGCGACCGACCGCCGGGACGACTCGGCCCTCCGTCCGAGCCTGTCGGGTTCGGCGGTCCAGCCGCAGGGGCGTTGGCAGGGCGACCTGCGGGTTCAGCCTCGGGCGACCGCGATGGCCCCCGCGAGCCTCTCTCCCGCCTCGTAGATCATGTACGGGACGCCGCCGTCGGTACCGAACGAAGGTGCCGCGGCGCGACCGTTCTCCGGGGCGGTGCCGCGCGAGTTGTAGAAGACGCCGAGGTGGGTGCGCTTGCTGAAGTCGTCGCCGACCTCGGTGATCATGATGTCGCCGCCGCTCTCCTTGTCCTTGTTGTAGACGACGTAGGTGCTGTTGTTGCGGTAGAGAAGGTGCGGGCCGCCGACGTTGACGGCGCCGACGTCGCCGTGCCGGATCAGCGGCTGCTGGTCGTAGGTCCAGGTGCGGCCGTCGGCGGACCAACCCCAGTGGATGTCACGGTGGTTGGTGGTGTTGTTGAGCATGAAGACCATCACGTGGCGGGCGCCGCGCGAGGGCAGGTCGTGGCGGAATACCCGGGCGTACGACGTCTCCGTGGTGCCTGCCGGGAGCATGGATGCCGACAGTACGACCTTGTCGTACGCGAAGTGGATCCCGTCGGTCGAGCGGGCGAGGCGGGTCGTGGTGTTCTCGCCGTGGAAATACAGCCAGAACTCCTTGACGTCCGCGTTCCACAGCACGTGGGGGGACGAGACATGGCTGACGGAGTAGTGCGGGGACCAGTTGTTGGAGACGATCGGATTCGACGGGTACTCCGTGAACGGCCCTTCCAGTGAGTCGCCGTAGGCCAGGCAGACCCCACCGGGCGGGTCGTGCGGCGCGTAGTACAGGTAGTAGCGGCCGAGCGGGGAGCTCAGCTTGTCGTAGACGCCCCTGATGCAAGGAAAGATGATCTCGCCGGTGGGGTTGTACTTCAGCCGAGATGGCGTCAGAAGGGTTCGGACATAGGTGTAGTTCGGGAATCCGCCGGGTGCTGCGGCCGCGGGCTGGGCTCCCAGGGCTGACCCGACGGTGAGGGCGGCTCCGGTGGCGGCGGTGGCGCGCAGGAAGAGACGTCGGTCGAGATGTTGCTCCTGCATGGTGGCTCCGATGGCAGAAGGTGTCTGGCTCGGCGGGCCCGGACGGGGCCGCGGGCTCAGAGGCGGGTGGCGGCGGTGACGCACAGGCCGCCGAGGGCGACCGCCCAGACGTACGGCAGGCTGCGCACCATGACCTGTTGGGGAGTGACGCCTGCGTACTGGGCGCTCCACACGGTCTGTGTGCTGGTCGGGTCGGCGACACCGAAGACCTGGTTGTACGAGGTGGCCATGCCGAGGACGGCGGCCGCGGGGTAGATGCCGGTGGCGATGAGGACGCCGGCGATGCCCGCGCCGAGCCCGAACACGTTGAGGGGGCCGCGGTAGAGGCACAGGGGGACGAGGAGCGTGAAGACGAGGACGAACAGCACGGGGTTCCGCGGACTGACGGCCTTGACGAGCGGTTCGAGCGCGTCCACGGCGCCGGGCAGCTTGACGGCCGCGAGCAGGATGCCGATGGCGATGAAGAGGACGATCGGCGGAGCGGCCACCTCGAAGCCGCCGTACAGGGTGCGCAGCAGCCGCTTGTTCATCTCGCCGGGCCGGGTGGTGGTGACCAGCGCGTACAGGACCCCCGCCAACAGCGAGGGGATGATGGCGAGTTCGAAGCCCAGCGCGAGGACGAGCGGGACGGCGGGGGCGAGCAGCGCGTACCAGGGCGCGTCGCCGAGGTCCTTGCGCCGTGAACGGGGCTTCGCGTCCACGGACTTGAGCGACCAGGCGTGCTCGGTGCCACGCCGACGTGTCTCGACGAGGACGAACGCGAGGGCGGCGACCAGGGCGAACGGGAAGAGCTTCACCATGAAGCCGCGCACGGTCGGGATCGGCAGTTCCAGCGCGGTGGAGAAGAACTGCCACACCGGCAGCTCGAAGGGGATGCCCACGGCGATGCCCATCAGCACTGTGCCCGCGGCGGTCACCTTGGGCACGCCGACGGCGATCATGGCGGGTATGCCGATGATGCCGGCGAGCATGGCGGCGGGGGCCGAGCCGGTCACCGTTCCGACGAGTGCGGACACGGCGAGGACACCGAGGGCCACCACGGTCGGGCGGTCACCGCCGAACTCGACGATTTTGCGGACGAGCGTGCCCGCGATACCGGTCTCGTCGAGGAGCTTGCCCAGCCAGGAGCCCAGAATGATCGCGATCATGGTGGCGGCCAGGGTCGGCGCGCCTTCCTGGAGAACGGTGTCCAGCACGCTGTTCTTGCCGGTCAGCGGTGCCCCGGCGAGGAAGGCGATGACGACGGCGAGCAGCACCAGCGCGAAGGCGGTGGGCAGTCTGCGGGTGAGCATCAGGCCGACGCCGGCGGCCATGACGAGGAGGATGACGACACCCATGGGTCAGTTCTCTCTTCCGGGCCGGGTGAGCGCTGTGCGAAGCGCGGCGGTGAGGAGCAGGGGGCTGCGGCCGAGCCCGCAGACGGTTCTGGCGTAGGCGTGGGCGGCGACCTCTTCGGCACCGGCGACATGGCCGGCCACCCGGTGGCGTCCGAGGCGCAGCACGGTGTGATCGAGTGCCTGCTTGAGCCCGGCCTTCGCCGGGCCGTGGTGGAGGTGGGCGTGCACGGCCTCGTGGGCGAGCGCGGCCGCGCGTACCGAGCCCGGCGGGTACCAGGCACGCCAGCCGCGGGCGTCGACCAACTCCTCGGCGAGGGCGAGCGTGTCGGTGTAGAGCTCGACCGTCGGGGGCCGTGACGTGTAGCGGGCGAGCAGCATCCGCTCCAGACCGTCGTCCCGCTCGACCACGCGCGCGGTGGACGGGACGGGGGCGAGCCGGGATCCGAACTCGTCGGCCCTACGGGCCCATTGGCGCAGCAGCCGCGGATCGCGGCCCTCGTGGGTGGGCGTGGCGGCCAGCAGCCGGACGGCCCATTCGACATCGTCGACGGACGCCGGATCCCACAATCCCCCGTGCT
The sequence above is a segment of the Streptomyces asoensis genome. Coding sequences within it:
- a CDS encoding PP2C family protein-serine/threonine phosphatase, with the translated sequence MARWFESFRSPATVEPTGSGGAPAWGVDVPSPLGVLRSAAARIGTTLDEDTTCAELTREVTGQVGAAAAVLHGRGEAGSTYDAVSGNPEVLPDARWAATAARERAGPGESGVVHLASGGARPALRVPLAIDEHRYGVLVCAREGAPFTREEVELVTFLAERAASNIRHAREHDAVSGIVGKLQRALLAEPGRPHPNLDVAIRYLPVGQRALVGGDWCETVRLHFGRTLLVVGDVMGHGLEAAVDMAAHRSSLRYIASADLPPHRVLRQLDDIASREPDRRPATCLIARVDPVRGLVTLASAGHLPPAVIDGQGRASLLPVQVGPPLGTGLGGYEPATYRLDPSQALMLFTDGLVERRGEDIDESLHRLAGLSFSATTGVEDILDTVLARLDARHAEDDVAVMAAQLRHRPAPA
- a CDS encoding TRAP transporter large permease subunit, translated to MGVVILLVMAAGVGLMLTRRLPTAFALVLLAVVIAFLAGAPLTGKNSVLDTVLQEGAPTLAATMIAIILGSWLGKLLDETGIAGTLVRKIVEFGGDRPTVVALGVLAVSALVGTVTGSAPAAMLAGIIGIPAMIAVGVPKVTAAGTVLMGIAVGIPFELPVWQFFSTALELPIPTVRGFMVKLFPFALVAALAFVLVETRRRGTEHAWSLKSVDAKPRSRRKDLGDAPWYALLAPAVPLVLALGFELAIIPSLLAGVLYALVTTTRPGEMNKRLLRTLYGGFEVAAPPIVLFIAIGILLAAVKLPGAVDALEPLVKAVSPRNPVLFVLVFTLLVPLCLYRGPLNVFGLGAGIAGVLIATGIYPAAAVLGMATSYNQVFGVADPTSTQTVWSAQYAGVTPQQVMVRSLPYVWAVALGGLCVTAATRL